A genomic segment from Ovis aries strain OAR_USU_Benz2616 breed Rambouillet chromosome 26, ARS-UI_Ramb_v3.0, whole genome shotgun sequence encodes:
- the NSD3 gene encoding histone-lysine N-methyltransferase NSD3 isoform X6 — protein MDFSFSFMQGIMGNTIQQPPQLIDSANIRQEDAFDNNSDIVEDGGQTPYEATLQQGFQYPPTTEDLPPLTNGYPPSISMYETQTKYQPYNQYPNGSANGFGAVRNFSPTDYYHSEIPNTRPHEILEKPSPPQPPPPPPSVPQTVIPKKTGSPEIKLKITKTIQNGRELFESSLCGDLLNEVQASEHTKSKHESRKEKRKKSNKHDSARSEERKSHKIPKLEPEEQNRPNERVDPESEKPREEPAPKEEPPVQPTLPSVPTAEASAGVKFQVGDLVWSKVGTYPWWPCMVSSDPQLEVHTKINTRGAREYHVQFFSNQPERAWVHEKRVREYKGHKQYEELLAEATRQASNHSEKQKIRKPRPQRERAQWDIGIAHAEKALTMTREERIEQYTFIYIDKQPEETLSQAKKNVASKAEVKKPRRPRSVLNVQPEQTNTGEAASSPSGTEMRRHSQRRHTGLDEDEPPPVKVAWKTAAARKSLPASITMHKGSLDLQKCNMSPVVKIEQVFALQNATGDGKFIDQFVYSTKGIGNKTEISVRGQDRLIISTPNQRNEKATQNMSSPEATSGSAGSVEKKQQRRSIRTRSESEKSTEVVPKKKIKKEQVETVPQATVKTGLQKGSADRGVQGSVRFSDSSVSAAIEETVD, from the exons atggatttctctttctctttcatgcaaGGGATCATGGGAAACACAATTCAGCAACCACCTCAACTCATTGACTCCGCCAACATCCGCCAGGAGGATGCCTTTGATAACAACAGTGACATTGTTGAAGATGGTGGCCAGACACCATATGAAGCTACCTTGCAGCAAGGCTTTCAGTACCCACCCACAACAGAAGATCTTCCTCCACTCACGAATGGCTACCCACCGTCCATCAGCATGTACGAAACTCAAACCAAATACCAGCCGTATAACCAGTATCCCAATGGGTCCGCCAACGGCTTTGGTGCAGTTAGAAACTTTAGCCCCACTGACTATTACCATTCAGAAATTCCAAACACACGACCCCATGAAATTCTGGAAAAGCCTTCTCCTCCAcagccaccaccacctcctccttcGGTACCACAGACTGTGATTCCAAAGAAGACTGGCTCACctgaaattaaactaaaaataaccAAAACTATCCAGAATGGCAGGGAATTGTTTGAGTCTTCCCTTTGTGGAGACCTTTTAAATGAAGTCCAGGCAAGTGAGCACACAAAGTCAAAGcatgaaagcagaaaagaaaagaggaaaaagagcaaCAAGCATGACTCAGCTAGATCTGAAGAGCGCAAGTCGCACAAAATCCCCAAATTAGAACCAGAAGAACAAAAT AGACCAAATGAGAGAGTTGACCCTGAATCggaaaaaccaagagaagagCCAGCGCCGAAGGAGGAGCCCCCG GTTCAGCCGACATTACCTTCTGTTCCTACAGCAGAGGCGTCCGCTGGTGTGAAGTTCCAGGTCGGCGATCTTGTTTGGTCTAAGGTGGGAACCTATCCTTGGTGGCCTTGCATGGTGTCCAGTGACCCCCAGCTTGAGGTGCACACCAAAATTAACACAAGAG GTGCCCGGGAGTATCACGTCCAGTTTTTTAGCAACCAGCCAGAGAGGGCGTGGGTTCATGAGAAGCGGGTCCGAGAGTATAAAGGCCACAAACAGTATGAGGAACTACTGGCTGAAGCGACCAGACAAGCCAGCAATCACTCTGAAAAGCAGAAG ATTCGGAAACCGCGGCCTCAAAGAGAACGTGCCCAGTGGGACATCGGCATTGCCCATGCAGAGAAAGCGCTGACTATGACCCGGGAGGAGAGGATAGAACAGTACACTTTCATCTATATTGATAAACAGCCTGAGGAGACTTTATCCCAAGCGAAAAAGAATGTTGCCTCCAAAGCCGAAGTGAAAAAGCCCCGAAGACCAAGGTCCGTGCTCAATGTGCAGCCAGAACAGACCAACACAGGCGAGGCAGCCTCCTCGCCCTCAGGTACTGAAATGCGGAGACACAGCCAGAGGCGGCACACGGGCCTGGACGAGGACGAGCCCCCTCCCGTGAAAGTGGCCTGGAAAACGGCGGCAGCGAGGAAATCCCTACCAGCGTCCATCACCATGCACAAAGGGAGCCTGGACTTGCAAAAGTGTAACATGTCTCCCGTGGTGAAAATTGAACAAGTGTTTGCTCTGCAGAATGCTACAGGAGATGGGAAATTTATCGATCAGTTTGTTTATTCGACGAAG GGAATtggtaacaaaacagaaataagtgtCAGGGGACAAGACAGACTTATAATTTCTACACCAAACCAGAGGAATGAAAAGGCAACTCAGAATATGTCATCTCCTGAAGCAACATCTGGTTCTGCAG GCTCAGTAGAAAAGAAGCAGCAGAGAAGATCAATTAGAACTCGTTCTGAATCGGAGAAATCCACTGAGGTTGTGCCAAAGAAGAAGATCAAAAAGGAGCAG GTTGAAACAGTTCCTCAGGCTACAGTGAAGACTGGATTACAAAAAG GGTCGGCGGACCGGGGCGTGCAGGGCTCTGTCAGATTCAGTGACAGCTCCGTCTCCGCAGCGATTGAGGAAACTGTGGACTGA